GGTGTAGACGCTGGTCATGATCTCGCGCGGGTTGTGCTCCACCCAGCCCGGCTGCGGGAAGATCTGCCCGAACTCGCGCTGCGCCATGCCGGCGATGTGGCCCTTGCGGTCGAACAGGATCGCGCGCGAACTGGTGGTGCCCTGGTCGATGGCCAGGATGAATTTCTTTTCCATCGGTGACTCCTGCGGGGTCGTGAGGGCGCGCGCCGCGGCGCGCCCAAAATGATGGGGGACGTGCCGGCAGCGCCGGCACGAGAGGCGCGCCGGCTCAGGCCTTGCGCGCTGCCGCTTCTTCCTCCAGCGCCTTCACCCGCGCCGGCAGGAACGGATAGATCAGCAGCTGATAGGCGCCGCCGCCGACCACGCCGCCGATCAGCGGGCCGACGATCGGGATCCACCAGTAGCTGTTGGCCGACGGCAGCGCCGAGGAGCCCCAGCCGGCGAAGTAGGCGAACAGGCGCGGGCCGAAATCGCGGGCCGGATTGATCGCCCACGCTTCCAGGTAGCCCATCGAGGCGCCGATGGTCGCCACCAGCAGGCCGATGATCAGCGCACCGGAATTGGCGGTGGGCGCGGCCTCGTTGTAGCGCTCGGTGATGGCGAAGATGCCGAAGATCAGGAACGCGGTCAGGATCACCTGGTCGCGCAGCGCATGCATCGGCGTGATCGCCAGGCCCGGCGCGGTGAAGAACACGCCGGCCGCGCCGCCCGCGTCGCGGGTCAGCTGGTGGGCCTGGTTGTAGTGGTCGATCACCGGCGCGAACAGCAGGTAGACGATGCCCGCGCCGAGGAACGCGCCGACCACCTGCGCCGCCCAGTACGGCAGCACCTTCTTCCAGGCGAAGCCGCGGAACACGGCCAGCGCCAGGGTCACCGCCGGATTGGCGTGGGTGCCGGAGACCGAGCCGGTGACGTAGATGGCGATCGTCACCGCCAGGCCCCAGGCGATGCACACGCCCCAGTAGGCGTTCTGGTACGGGCTGGGGTCGTACAGCACGTACATGCACGCCACCGAGCAGCCGAAGGCGATGATGATCAGCATCGCCACCGCCTCGGAAATCAGTTCGCCAAGCAGTTGCCGGTTCATGCGCGCCGCTCCTGCGCTGCCGCCGTCGTCTTGCCGCTCATGCCGCTCGTCGTCTTGCCCATGCCTGCCACCCTCCACGGTCGTTTCCAGGTTCGCGCGCGGCGGCGGGTGCCGATGCGCGCGGCGATTGTGCACGCGCGGCCGGCGCCCGCGATGGGTGCGCCGGCCGCGCGTGCGTGCCTCATGCGGGCGCGGCGGCCACCGCGGCCGGCGCCTGTTGCAGATAGTCGGCCAGGCGCTGGTGGCCAGCCGCGTCGATGCGCAGGCCGAGCTTGCTGCGACGCCACAGCAGGTCGTCGGCCTGCGTCACCCATTCGTGTTCGCGCAGGTAGTCCACTTCCGCCTGGTACAGGTCGGCGCCGAAATGCTCGCCCAGCTGCTGCAGCGAGCCGGCCTGGCCCAGCAGCACCTCGGCGCGGGTGCCATAGTTGCGCGCCAGCCGCGCGGCGGTGGCCTCAGCCAGCCACGGCCGCGCCGCGCGCAGCTCCTGCGCCAGCGCGCGGATGTCGCGGCGTTCGCCGCCGGGCAGCGGCGCGCCGCGCACGGTCCACGCCGGCGCCTTGCGCCCGGCGTGCGCGACCAGCCGGTCCACCGCTTCCTCGGCCAGCTTGCGGTAGGTGGTGAGCTTGCCGCCGAACACGTTGAGCAGCGCCGCGCCGTCGTCCGCGTCCAGTTCCAGCAGGTAGTCGCGGGTGACCTCGGCGGCGTTGTCTTCCTCGTCGTCCAGCAGCGGGCGCACGCCGCTGTAGCTCCACACCACGTCGCCGGGCGCGATCTGCTTGAGGAAGTAGCGGTTGGCCGCCTCGCACAGGTAGCGCGTCTCCTCGGCATCGATCTTCGGCGCGGACGGATCGGCGCGGTAGTCCACGTCGGTGGTGCCGATCAGGGTGAAGTCGTGTTCGTAGGGAATCGCGAACACGATGCGCCGGTCCGGCTGCTGGAAGATGTAGGCGTGGTCGTGCTCGAACAGCCGCGGCACCACGATGTGGCTGCCCTTGACCAGGCGCAGCGCGTGGTCGTGGCCGACCTTGGCCACGTCGTCCAGGAACTGCACCGCCCACGGTCCGGCGGCGTTGACCAGCGCGCGCGCCTGCACCTGCTCGCGGCGGCCGTCGGCATGCTGCAGCGTCGCCTGCCACAGCCCGTCGACGCGGCGCGCGGAGACGCAGCCGGTGCGGGTCAGGATCCTGGCGCCGCGCTGCGCCGCATCCATCGCATTGAGCACCACCAGCCGCGCGTCCTGCACCCAGGCGTCGGAGTAGACGAAGCCGGTGCGGAACTCCTCGCGCAGCGG
The Xanthomonas sp. AM6 DNA segment above includes these coding regions:
- a CDS encoding MIP/aquaporin family protein: MNRQLLGELISEAVAMLIIIAFGCSVACMYVLYDPSPYQNAYWGVCIAWGLAVTIAIYVTGSVSGTHANPAVTLALAVFRGFAWKKVLPYWAAQVVGAFLGAGIVYLLFAPVIDHYNQAHQLTRDAGGAAGVFFTAPGLAITPMHALRDQVILTAFLIFGIFAITERYNEAAPTANSGALIIGLLVATIGASMGYLEAWAINPARDFGPRLFAYFAGWGSSALPSANSYWWIPIVGPLIGGVVGGGAYQLLIYPFLPARVKALEEEAAARKA
- the glpD gene encoding glycerol-3-phosphate dehydrogenase, translating into MSEIYDVLVVGGGINGVGIARDAVGRGLSVCLCERDDLASHTSSASTKLIHGGLRYLEQYEFALVGKALAEREVLLRLAPHIIWPLRFLLPHQPHLRPAWMIRTGLFLYDHLGRGRRTLPGSKRMALRSDPVGAPLREEFRTGFVYSDAWVQDARLVVLNAMDAAQRGARILTRTGCVSARRVDGLWQATLQHADGRREQVQARALVNAAGPWAVQFLDDVAKVGHDHALRLVKGSHIVVPRLFEHDHAYIFQQPDRRIVFAIPYEHDFTLIGTTDVDYRADPSAPKIDAEETRYLCEAANRYFLKQIAPGDVVWSYSGVRPLLDDEEDNAAEVTRDYLLELDADDGAALLNVFGGKLTTYRKLAEEAVDRLVAHAGRKAPAWTVRGAPLPGGERRDIRALAQELRAARPWLAEATAARLARNYGTRAEVLLGQAGSLQQLGEHFGADLYQAEVDYLREHEWVTQADDLLWRRSKLGLRIDAAGHQRLADYLQQAPAAVAAAPA